The genomic window TCCCGTCCAAGGCGGGTTCTGTGGGCGTGCCGTAAGGCTCGATGGTCGAGCCTGTAACTAGAAGGAGAATGTTATGACTGATTCCAAACCCATCGCCATCATCCGCCAGACCACGACTGTCTCTATCGCTTTCGCCGAGAAGCCCTCGGAAGAACGCCGCCGACAGCTGCGTGACGCTGGCTATCGCTACGAGAACGGCAACTGGTTCCGTAGCGAGCCGCATAGCCAGATGGCTACCGAGGAACTGGTTGCGCAAGTCCTCGCGGCGTAGTAACAACGAAGGGGTGCAGCCGGAAACTGCACCCCTCAATTAACCGCTAAATGGAGTTAGCGATTATGGATTCTGTTTACAACAGTCCCATCCCTCTGGCAATATCCCCTGACGAACTGATCGTCGACAACTTCGCTGGTGGCGGCGGCGCGTCGCTCGGCATCGGCATGGCCCTTGGCCGGTCACCGGACATCGCCATCAACCACGACCAGGAAGCGATCGCGATGCACGCCGCGAACCATCCAGAGACGAAGCACTACTGCGAGGACGTCTGGCACGTCGACCCCGTCGAGGCCTGCGCCGGTCGCCCGGTCGGCCTCGCTTGGTTCAGCCCGGACTGCAAGCACTTCTCGAAGGCCAAGGGCGGCAAGCCCGTCAGCAAAAAGATCCGCGGCCTCGCCTGGGTCGTGATCCGGTGGGCGAAGGCCGTCAAGCCGCGCGTCATCATCCTGGAGAACGTCGAGGAGTTTCAGGACTGGGGACCGGTCCTCCCCAACGGCCAGCCGTGCCCATTGCGGAAGGGCTTAACTTTCCGCCGCTGGAAGTCCCAGCTCGAAAACCTTGGGTACCGCGTCGAGCTGAAAGTCCTTCGGGCGTCGGACTTCGGCACACCCACAATTCGCAAGCGGCTATTCATGGTCGCCCGCTGTGACGGACTGCCGATCCGTTGGCCTGAGCCTACGCACGCAGATCCCAAGAAGATCCAGCAAGACCTGTTCAGCATCAACCTTAAGCCCTGGCGGACCGCCGCCGAGTGCATCGACTGGTCGCTGCCGTGCCCGAGCATCTTCGATCGAGACCGTCCACTGGCGGAGAACACGCTCCGCCGGATCGCCGCTGGTATCCGCCGGTTCGTCATCGAGGCGAGCGAGCCGTTCATCGTCAACCTGACCCATCACGGCAGCGACCGCGTCGAATCGCTCGATGAGCCGTTTCGAACCGTGACGGGGGCGAACCGCGGCGAGAAGGCGCTGGTGACGCCGTTCATCGCGCGAACCGCGCACGGCGACGTCGACAAGAACGGCAAGCGTCGGGGCAAAGGTCAGCATTCGGTAGGCGAGCCGCTCCATACGGTGACCGCGTCCGGCGACTATGCCATTTGCACACCGTTCCTTGCCGGCGTCGGTGGCCGGGCCGGTCAGTCCCCAGAGCGCTCGCCGGACATGCCCTATCAGACGATCACGGCGAAAGCGGATGCCGCTCTCGTATCCCCTATACTCGTCGGCACTGGCGGACCGGCCTACTCGGCAAAGCCCCGCCCTGCCGGGCAGCCCATCCACACGATGACGACAGACTCGCGGGCGGCCCTCGTGTCCGCGTTTCTTGCCCAGCACAACAGCGAGCGAGGGGACGGCGTGAAGGCGGGCCGTAAGGCAACCGAGCCTGTGAGCACGATCACGTCGTCCGGATCCCACCAGCAGGTAGTGACGTCCCACCTGCTCAAGCTCTACGGGACTTGCAGGGACGGCCAGCCGGTGACCGAGCCGGTCTCGACGATCCGGGCCGAGGGGACCCACCTCGCGGAGGTCCGGGCCTTCCTGATCAAATACTTCGGCACCGACCAAGACCCGAGGCTCGAGGAACCATTGCATACCGTCACCAGCAAGGACCGATTCGGCCTGGTCACCGTCCGGGGCGAGGACTATGTGATCGTGGATATCGGCCTTCGGATGCTGACCCCGCCCGAACTCTACCGGGCGCAGGGCTTCCCCGAGCACTACCTGATCAGCCCGGTCATCGGCGGCAAGCGGCTCAGCAAGACCGCCCAGGTCCGGATGTGCGGCAACTCGGTCTGCCCGCCGATCGCGGCCGCGGTTGCGAGGGCGCAATTTGAAACCGCTCCTCTGGCGAGGGCGGCATGACGATCACCATCCTCACCGGCTGCTGCCTCTCCCTGCTTGCGACGCTTCCCGACCAGTCGGTTCATACCTGCGTGACAAGTCCGCCGTATTGGGGACTGCGGGACTACGGCATCACCGGTCAGTTTGGTCTTGAGCAGACGCCTGCTGAGTTCATCCAGCACATGGTCCGCGTGTTCCGCGACGTGCGGCGGGTGCTGCGGGATAACGGCACTCTCTGGCTGAATATCGGGGACAGCTATGCCGGACACTCTGGAGGCAATCAAGGAAAGAATGGTTGGCGGTCTGACCGCACTTTCACAGCCCGCGTGGCGGATAAGTTTGGGTCAGGCTTAAAGCCCAAGGACCTCGTCGGTATCCCGTGGCGCCTCGCGTTCGCCCTCCAGGACGACGGCTGGTTCCTTCGCAGCGACATCATCTGGTCGAAGCCGAACCCGATGCCCGAGAGCGTGACTGATCGGCCGACGAAGTCGCACGAGTACCTTTTCCTCCTGACCAAGAGCGAGCGGTATTACTATGACCGCGAGGCCATCGCCGAGCCGTGCCGCTGGAATCCTGGCGACACCAAGATGCCGGATGGATGGGATACCGGTCCAGGGGCCCATGGTCGTTATCACCGAGCCGGCCGCGAGCAAGGTGTTCGAATCAAGCGAAGCGGCAATAAAGAGCGGAAGTCCGGTTCTGCGCGTGGCTGCCCAGAAGGGACAGGGGCGAACGTGTGCGGGTCAGTACCGTGGGAAGGAACGACCCGGAACAAGCGGTCCGTTTGGACGGTAGCGACCAAGCCCTTCTCCGACGCCCACTTTGCCACCTACCCTCCTGAGCTGATCGAACCATGCGTCCTCGCAGGCAGCCCCATCGGAGGCACCGTTCTCGACCCATTCTTCGGTGCAGGAACGACTGGCTTGGTCGCTGACCGCCACGGGCGGCACTGCATCGGAATAGAACTCAACCCGGACTACGTGCAGATCGCCGAGCGGCGGCTTCGAAAGGACGCGGGAATGTTCGCCGACATCGTCGTCGCGGCGTGATCATCGACAACCCATTGCGTGCTTATAATTCAAGCCGACCTGATGCGGTTTTAAGCATTTCGACGACAGTCGTCGACAGCGTTTCAACAGTGTGGCCAGCAGGCATTGCCATTTCGCCCTCACCCAAAAGATGGTCAGCGAGGATTAGCATCAAGCCCCGCCAGTTGGTATTTGTATCGCTATGAAGGTCCATGAGTGACAGAAGGTGTCCAGGGGTGGCAGCCGGGATGAACATTTCCTTCGATACAGCCACCTGCCCATTCGATGCACCTTGGCCAATAGCTGCCAGCAGATTGGTCGATGCAGTCCGCACAGTGTGGTGTCGGTCGATAATACTCTGAGCGATGCCAGCTATTATGTAAATGTCTGTGAAGTTGTACTGGACCGAGACATTCTGACCGTTGACCGTGAGCTGCATCAGGACGACCGCCCCCTCCACTCCTGGCGAAGCAGCGGGCTCATACCCAAAGCGCTCCCAGTTCCTAGGAACCGGCCTCAGCACGTATTTCTTAATGTCATCCCAGCGTTTCTTCTTAGAGGTGTTCAGTAAAGTTTTGAGCTGCAGGCGAACGACTCGGTCTGCGTCATCTAGGATCGCATCAAAACCATCATGATCGACGTCCGAATAATACGACCGCAGGTGATAGCCTCTCTCGGCAGCCGCCACTTTGGTGTCGTACAAGAGTCGGCAGTTGAAAATCTCCTCTCGCGCGTGACTGTTCCCAGACTCCTGGAGGTATTCGACCAGAGGCATCCGACTGCTCCAATCAGGGAAGGTTAGGGATCGCCCTGGAGTCCTTCCATTCTACTTGATCCTTCGGCCGGATAAAGCGGGTGCTTGGGCTCGCCCTTGTCCTCTACTTTCCGGTCCCACCCCGCTCATGTGGCCTTTGGACGGGGAAGCTGAAGCCGCAGTCGGCCGGGTCAATCCTGCAGCGGGACCCTGCCCCCTTCGGTTGACCCGGCCGCCTCTGGCGGCTTCGGGGCGCTCCCGTAAGGCCCGATAGGCGGGCCGGAAACCGAAGAGAAGGAGAACACCATGTCCACCCCCGCCCACAAACTCCGCGATGGCTGCCTGCAGGCCGTGATCTGGCGAAACCACGGCGAACGTGGCACCTACTACACGGTCAACGTGGCTCGCAGCTACCGCCAGGGCGACGAAACCTGGAAGGAGACCGACTCGCTCAACGCCGACGACCTGCTGGCCATGGCCGAGCTGCTCCGCGAGGCTTATGCCTGGATCAAGACGCAAAAGCGGGCCGACGCCAAAGGGCTGCGGGAACGCGATGGCGTGACTGCGAAGTAGCGGAACCGGGGCGGCTTCGTGCCGCCCCTTTATCATGGAGGATGCTATGTCACCGAAATTCAGCCTGGAAGAGTGCCTGAAACGCTATTTGTACGACCTCAATGCACGCCTGTACCTGGAATCCACTTCGCCGCCGGTGCCGGAAAGCCACAAGGAATGGCTGGCCGAAATTGTGACTCAACAGGAGGATATCCGTTGCGTCCAATACTGGCTGGCGCGGGTGCAGTCTGGGGAAGTGATCTGAGCGGAGCGGGGGCGGCTCCTTCGGGGGCCGCCCCTTTCGTTTGACATCTCCGCAGGGCCGCGCTACTGTCCCCTCGCTGCGGCGGCGTTCGCGCGACGACCACGGTCCCGGGAGGCCGCCCCCTGAGGCCGGTGGTTAATCAGCCCGGCCCGCAGCACCTCGATCAGCAAGGAGGCCTATGCCGAGAAAGTCCAGAGCCAAGAAAGCCCAGCCAGAATCCCCCGCCACCGAGCCCACGCCTATCGCCGCCGTTCTCGAAGAATCTCCTGCCATGGAGGCCATCCGGGCGAGCCGCGAGGCCAAGGAGCGGATCGAGCAGGAATACCCCTTGCCCGATCCCGCCCTCCAGCTCCCCGCGCCGGAGCCCAAGCAGGCCGAGCCGCAGGCCCCCGCCAAGCCCCGCTGGACCGACCGCTTCAAGTCCATGCGGAGCTACCCGCAGGAGGGCGTGCGGATGGTCGAGTCCCTCGACCACAGCCGCGTCGGGATAGCCTTCGACAACGACAAGCCGCCGACTTCGGATGAGAAGCTCGCCATGCAGTTCCCCGACGAAAGTCGCAGGGATCACGGCTTCGCCTATGACAAGAAGCCGAAGGTCTGGGAGCAAGCGGCATCCCCCGAAAGCCGTGACGCCGCGATCAAGCTGGCGGACACGATCGCCCAGCGTCGCCGGGAAGAGTCCGAGCGTGAGCGCTAAGCCCGCCACCGGGCGAGACTTCCAGCCCTGCCCGGAGAAGCCCATCGTCTTCGGGCCAGGGGGCGTCCCTGAAGCCCGAGAACGGCTGCTCTTCGAGAAGGTCACCGAGCTCGCCTTCTCCCAGAACGAGACCTGCCGCGTCAGCCGCGAGCGGGACTCCCTGGCCAAGGCCCTCGAGCAGATCGCAGCCGGGCATGTGCAGGAACCGCGGCAATTCGCCAGCGAGATCCTCGCCAGACTGGCGAGCGGTAGCCTCCGGAAGGTGGGCGCATGACCTGGCAGAACCGCATCAAGGGCATCCAGGTCGGCGACACCGTCCGCTACTCACGAACCTGGCTCCAGTCCACCGGCACAATCACCGGCGACCTGCCTCGGGCCAAGGGCATCGTCACGGCCATCAAGGACCTCGGCAGCACGAAGATCGCCACCATCGAATGGGACAAGCCGGACATCCCGGAGCGGGTGAACGTCGCCAATCTCTCGAAGGTGAAGCAGCGCGAGGTTGAGTGACCCGAGGCTCCGCAGGCGGGCGGGAGACGCTCAGGAGGCACGGGGTCGAGCACTTCCGCGAGATCGGACGCAAAGGCTTCCAGAGCTTTACAGACCGCTACTTCCAAGGTGACCGGCAGCAGGCCGGTGACTGGCTCAGGACGCGGGCCCATTAGCGGCGGATCGAGTCGTTCGTGGAGCGGGAGCTTGCCCGCAGGCTCGAAAACGGTGAGCGGACGGTCTGCGAGGAATTGCCCGTGCTCAGTGAGCCGGGCGAGGTTCCTTTTTAATCATGTAATTTCATCGTGATCCCCGGATTGCCCGCGAACGACGTGGACATTCTCGCAACCCGCCTTTTCCAACAGTTGCTCCACCTTGCCCTCGTATCCCGGCGCGGACTCGGGACTGACCACAACTTCAAGAATCGCGCCGGCCAGCTTCATCGGAAGGTTGAATCCGGGAACTTTCTTGCTCCTGACATCCTTGGAGACCCGCTTGATCTCCTCCGCCTTCGGAACACTAGCCTCCATAATTGCTTCGACGCGTTCTCGGTGGAACTCAGGTCCCTCATTCGTGAAAGGGCCCCAAGCTTTCCTGAAGTAAGCGATCGCTTCCTCCTCGGAACTGAAAGCCAACCGCTCGTTCATATTGATGGTCACTGTTTTTGAGACGGTGAAGTTGATCTTTGCCAGCGCTGGGGACCTGGCGGAGAACCTGACTTCCCTTTGGTGCTTATACTTGCTTCGAACGAGCGAGAGGATGCCTTTGGCTCCGTCGTTCAGCGTGAAGTAAACGCCATGGCTCACATAGCCGACCTGGCAGACATCCGGGCGAGATGCTTCAGGTAGGTTTTGCGCACCAAGCAGGGCCTCCTTGACCAGGCCGACCGTGGACCGTACAGCTACGCCATCCTTACCTTGCTTCTTTGAATGGCGTCCCGAGAATCGCCACATCTTCGGATCCACGTTCTCGTTCATTTGCCAGCACGAGGCTCCGTAGAGGTCAGCGGTAGCCTCTATGGCGTCGTAAAGGTGCGCATTGCTGACCGAGAGGTAGAGTTCACGGAGAGCAGCCGCTTCCTTCTTCTTCAGACCCTTCTTCTTGATCACCTTCTCGATGTACTTCTCTCTCTGCCTACTCCGGGCGGGGAGCTTGCCCTCGAAGCGGTCCTTGAATGACCATGGGTATCCGAACCAGAGTTGACCAGGAGGCTGGGGCTTTTCACTGCTCGGAGCGCTAATACCCCAGTCGGCATGGGCTGTGAACGGATCAAGCAACGTGGCAAACTTCGCGGCGTTCATGTAACGCCAAATCACGGTTTCCGGCTCGGGGGACTTGGGATCCGTACTCGCCACGGTCATCGGCTCTCTCCGCCTTGGGTGCCGTGCCTGTCTTTGTTCATGCGGTAGAGCGCGATGAAGGGGAAGCCTGCGGGCACAGACTGTCCCGCTACTTCGAAGGTGGCGCCACGGGCGTCGAGGACGGTCCGCTCGATCACGTCACCCAACCCTTCGATCGCGATCCCGACGTCCCTGGTCGGTGAGAAGGAAGCCCCAGAACCCAACCCTACCCCGCCTCGCTTCTTGATCAGAGGGTCACGAGTGGCCGCGGGCAAGCGGTTCAGAATCTGGTGGGCAGTGAGCCAGGCGTGGCTCCCATTCGTGTCCACTGCATCCTGGACAACTTGGAGCACCTCTTGCTGAAGTGGCGTCATCGCTGATGGCTCCTTGAGCGCGTAGAACTCCAGCATCGTCGAGCCAGCCGCCTCGACGATCCGCTCGATCGTAACTAGGCCCGGATTCGCGGTTTCTCCTCGAACGATCTTCCACACGGCCTGCCGGTCGAGCCCGGCGGCTTTGGCGAGGTCTACGACATTGAGGCCCTTCAGCGCCAGCAGCGAACGGATACGCTGGGCGGGGGTCAGCCTTATTTCCTCGATGGGGTTGCTTCTCCAGCGGGACGCGAGTCGGCTTCGACCTGAATGGTACGGACCGTCCTGATCCACGTCAACAATAGTCCCTCTGGATTTTCTTCGCGTCTCCCCTCCGGGGCCGGGCCATCCCGGGGTGCGCTTCGCTCCCGTCGCTACGCGACCTGGCGCCCTCCCTGTCCCTGACGTGGGAAGAAGGGGCCTAACGCCCCTCGCTGCGTCAAGGACCTCGCAAGTCGCCTTCGCATCTTCCGCGCGCTGCACGCTTGTGCAGACGCTCGGCGATCCTTGACTGCGCACACCCCCGCTGAGGGCTTTTCCTTCGTTCCGGTTGAATGCGCGCGGCATTCAACCAGACCTTTTCAACGAAGGAGACCACTACCATGACCACCACCCTCGCGACCCTCTCCAACGAGCAGCTCCGCCGCTCCGCCCCTTCCATCTTCGCCTCCACCCCTTGGCATCGCATGAGCGACCGCTACCGCTTCGTGCCGACGATCGAGGTCGTGGACATGCTGCGCGACCGGGGGTTCATGCCCGTCCGCGCCCAGCAGAGCCGATCCCGCATCGAGGGCAAGGGCGACTTCACCAAGCACCTGATCCGCTTCCGCCACGATAGCCTGCTCGACTCGCCCCGCGTAGGCGAGGAGATCCCGGAGCTCGTGCTGGTCAACAGCCACGACGGAACCTCGTCGTATCAACTCATGGCGGGGATTTTCCGCCTGGTCTGCTCGAACGGCCTGGTCGTCCAGTCGGCCGACTTCGGCAGCATCCGGGTTCACCACTCCGGCGGCTCCGATTTCCACCAGCGGGTGATCGACGCCACCTACCAGATCGTGGAGGAGGCACCCCGCACGATGGCCGCCATCGAGGAATGGAAGGGGATCACCCTGACCCGCCCGCAGCAGCTGGCCCTCGCGGACGCCGCCATGGAGATCAAGCCGAACGCCAGCATCCGCCCCGCTCACCTGCTGACTGCCCGGCGGAGCGAGGACTACACCGACCAGGATGGCCGCCGAGACCTCTGGCGCACGACGAACGTCTTGCAGGAGAATCTCCTCCGGGGTGGCCTGGCCGGGCACAACGCGAACGGACGCCGGGTCCGCACCCGCCCCATCAAGAGCGTGTCGGAGGACGTGCGTGTGAACCGTGCCCTCTGGAGGCTGGCCGAGAGGATGGCCGAGCTGGTTTGAGACTGGCGAGGGGGTGGCAGGGATGCCGCCCCCTTCCTTCCTCGGAGTTACGACCATGATCTGGCGCTTCGTCGGCCCCAACCGCGAGGGGGAGCTTGAAGACCACGAAATCACCGCATCGAGCCTTCCCGAAGCGATCGAGGCGCTCAAGGCAACGCACTGGAAGCCTGGCCTGTGCTGCTCGTATGCGGTCTGGCACGACTACGCACTCGTGGCCCACGTCTATGAGGGCCTGATGCTGGACACCGGGAAATATGACCTGTACTGGGTGCGGGTTCCGCCGTCGATCCTCCCCGCAACCTGGCCGCGGAACCCGAGCGATAACTGAGGCCTCCCTTCACCGGAGCATTCCCATGCCCTTCCGCTTCATCCGCCCGAACTCTGACGGCACTCTGACCGACGTCACGGTCGTGGCTTCGGACCTGGTGACCGCGTTCCATCAGTTCATGCATCATCATCCCAGCCTCAGGGGCTGGTTCGCCGTGTGGTGCGGCGTGCGACTCGCCGGGTATGTCCACGAGGGAGAAAATCACCTCGTTCTGACCGACCTCAAGTCAGAGCCGCCCAGCTACGCGAACCCGTTTGCTTGTGGGGATTGAACAGGAGGAGGTGCGGGAGAGGAGGCCCGCCCCGCAGGCCGCGAGGCTCGCTTCGCTCGCCAGCGTGATCAACACAACGTGTAAATAATCGCTTGACCGAAGGATCAGGCTGCGCTACACGTTGTGACGTAACCAGCAAGGAGGCTGCAACGTGGATACCATCGAATATTACACCCAAGATAAAACCCAGTGGGGACGCGGCGATTGGGAAAGCGAACCCGACAAAAAGCAGTGGCTGGACCAGGCCACAGGCTACCCTTGCCTGATCGTTCGAGGACCTCTCGGCGCGCTCTGCGGCTACGTCGGCGTCTCGAAGGACCACCCACATTTCGGTAAGGACTACGAGGTTCCGAACGTCGAGGTTCACGGTGGCCTGACCTTCGCCGGAGCCTGCCAGCCAAATGCCGACGAAGCCCGCCACATCTGCCATAAAGTGGATGGCGAGGACCATGTCTGGTGGTTCGGCTTTGACTGTGCCCACTACCGGGACTATGTGCCGGGGATGAGGTCGATCCGCCGCGAGGCTGAAATGGTTGATCCCTTTGGGGGCTTCGAGAGATACAGGAACCTCGCCTATGTGACCGGAGAGGTCGAGTCGCTCGCCCAGCAACTCAAGTCGCTGGCGGTCGCCGCATGACCCCCGAGGAACTCAAGCCCATCGTCGCAGCGTGGGGCGGGCCGGAGAAGTTCGCCAAGCTGATCGACGTGAAGGAGCGAACCGTTAAGGCATGGCTATACGGGGAGCGCGGCATCAAGCCGCCCGTCGCCAAGCTGATACGGAGCCTGAAACTACCGAAACCAAGGAAGGAACTCAGTGAATGAGCGACATAGTTATCAAAGGCGACGCCATCGAAGCCATCATGGCAGCAGCAGCGATCAAAGTGTTCAAGGACAAAATCGAAGGCTGGCAAACGCCGCTTGGACCGATCATTGAGGACGCCTTCAAGCTTCACTCCGAAGCCATTCGCAAGGCGGTTTACACGGCAACAGCAGAGTGCGTCAACTCGCCAGACTTTGCCAAGCAGCTTGTCCACCAGCTCAACCACAAGCTGGCGAACTTGGTGATCAATAAATGTAGCGGATTGGTAGAAAAGTCCTTCAACAACTTGATGAGAGATGAGGTTCTGAGAACCCGGCTGCAAACCGCAGTGATCGAGATCATCGAAAAGGAATCGGGTGCATGAACACCGAGGCAACCCTCTGGCAGCCGATCGAGACCGCGCCCAAGACCGCCCTGAAGCGGATCGACCTGCTCGACGCCGGCAAGCGCCGCGTGCCCGACTGCTACTGGTCTCGGCATCACCAGAAATGGCGCTCGAAGCACTTCGACCAGTACGGGCAGCGGCTGAAGATCCGCCGCCCCACGCACTGGATGTTCGTGCCGAAGCCGCCGAAGGCCGAGACGGCAGCGGGGATCCTGTGATCTGCCACGTCTGCGAAGGCTCCGGCTGCCACATGCTTATCCGCAACTGGAAGCCGGAATACTGGCCGTGCCCCTGCTGCCGGTACGCGGGCGTGACGGTGATGTACGGCCCGGCAACCATTGGACGAGCGAGGCTCGTAAGAACGCAACAGAAGGAGAGATAGACCATGGAAGGAAAGAAACAAGATGTCGGGCTGACCGCCCCCACTTTTCAAGAGCGAGTTGGAGCCTGGATGGACGCCTGCTTCGGGCCCGTGATCTCCGCCGACAAGGTGGAGAGGAACCACCGCTTCCTTGAGGAAGCTCTGGAACTGGTTCAAGCCTGCGGAGCTACGCGCGAGGAGTGCCTGCAACTCGTGGACTATGTTTTCGGACGCCCGGTCGGCGAGCCGAAGCAGGAGTCGGGCGGGGTCTCCG from Tautonia marina includes these protein-coding regions:
- a CDS encoding DUF551 domain-containing protein; protein product: MNTEATLWQPIETAPKTALKRIDLLDAGKRRVPDCYWSRHHQKWRSKHFDQYGQRLKIRRPTHWMFVPKPPKAETAAGIL
- a CDS encoding adhesin, whose protein sequence is MTPEELKPIVAAWGGPEKFAKLIDVKERTVKAWLYGERGIKPPVAKLIRSLKLPKPRKELSE
- a CDS encoding DNA-methyltransferase, with amino-acid sequence MTITILTGCCLSLLATLPDQSVHTCVTSPPYWGLRDYGITGQFGLEQTPAEFIQHMVRVFRDVRRVLRDNGTLWLNIGDSYAGHSGGNQGKNGWRSDRTFTARVADKFGSGLKPKDLVGIPWRLAFALQDDGWFLRSDIIWSKPNPMPESVTDRPTKSHEYLFLLTKSERYYYDREAIAEPCRWNPGDTKMPDGWDTGPGAHGRYHRAGREQGVRIKRSGNKERKSGSARGCPEGTGANVCGSVPWEGTTRNKRSVWTVATKPFSDAHFATYPPELIEPCVLAGSPIGGTVLDPFFGAGTTGLVADRHGRHCIGIELNPDYVQIAERRLRKDAGMFADIVVAA
- a CDS encoding helix-turn-helix transcriptional regulator, yielding MDQDGPYHSGRSRLASRWRSNPIEEIRLTPAQRIRSLLALKGLNVVDLAKAAGLDRQAVWKIVRGETANPGLVTIERIVEAAGSTMLEFYALKEPSAMTPLQQEVLQVVQDAVDTNGSHAWLTAHQILNRLPAATRDPLIKKRGGVGLGSGASFSPTRDVGIAIEGLGDVIERTVLDARGATFEVAGQSVPAGFPFIALYRMNKDRHGTQGGESR
- a CDS encoding DNA cytosine methyltransferase; this encodes MDSVYNSPIPLAISPDELIVDNFAGGGGASLGIGMALGRSPDIAINHDQEAIAMHAANHPETKHYCEDVWHVDPVEACAGRPVGLAWFSPDCKHFSKAKGGKPVSKKIRGLAWVVIRWAKAVKPRVIILENVEEFQDWGPVLPNGQPCPLRKGLTFRRWKSQLENLGYRVELKVLRASDFGTPTIRKRLFMVARCDGLPIRWPEPTHADPKKIQQDLFSINLKPWRTAAECIDWSLPCPSIFDRDRPLAENTLRRIAAGIRRFVIEASEPFIVNLTHHGSDRVESLDEPFRTVTGANRGEKALVTPFIARTAHGDVDKNGKRRGKGQHSVGEPLHTVTASGDYAICTPFLAGVGGRAGQSPERSPDMPYQTITAKADAALVSPILVGTGGPAYSAKPRPAGQPIHTMTTDSRAALVSAFLAQHNSERGDGVKAGRKATEPVSTITSSGSHQQVVTSHLLKLYGTCRDGQPVTEPVSTIRAEGTHLAEVRAFLIKYFGTDQDPRLEEPLHTVTSKDRFGLVTVRGEDYVIVDIGLRMLTPPELYRAQGFPEHYLISPVIGGKRLSKTAQVRMCGNSVCPPIAAAVARAQFETAPLARAA
- a CDS encoding DUF932 domain-containing protein, with the protein product MTTTLATLSNEQLRRSAPSIFASTPWHRMSDRYRFVPTIEVVDMLRDRGFMPVRAQQSRSRIEGKGDFTKHLIRFRHDSLLDSPRVGEEIPELVLVNSHDGTSSYQLMAGIFRLVCSNGLVVQSADFGSIRVHHSGGSDFHQRVIDATYQIVEEAPRTMAAIEEWKGITLTRPQQLALADAAMEIKPNASIRPAHLLTARRSEDYTDQDGRRDLWRTTNVLQENLLRGGLAGHNANGRRVRTRPIKSVSEDVRVNRALWRLAERMAELV